TATCTGGAGATGGAATTGTGACTAAGTACTGATGTAACACGTTCTAAATGCATGGCCTCATTGGTCTCAAAGCCACATTTGGATTTAGGAGTTACATATCTTAGTCAAACTATTTAGTCTTCATTTGTTCTACAGAAATTAACTTGCCCCAAAAAAAGAGTTCTCTTAGAGCCTTTTTTTCAGAAGGTGACTTGTTTTCTAGTGTTTGGACTACAATATAAAATATCAACTTCCTTTCAGTAAGAATATAAGTGTTTGGATCCATAACAACTTAGACTCTCtattttcattcattctctaATATGAAGGTTGATTATTCTGAAAAACATGTGGTGGTTGCCAATGACCAAGAGTTGGTGGCTGGAGATGATCAATGTTAGTTGATTACTAATGAATGTGTGCATATTTTTGTGATGGTTTTTTTTCTTTGGAAGTGGCTTAGTACTCATTACTTTTGGGCAAGGAACCATTTTGAGTGATCAATTTCCTAAGCTTCAAACAGTGAAAAATGCGAAAAGTGTTTATGTGAATATTTCTGGAATCAGATGGATCCTCAGCACTCTCTTCTTGGCTGTTGATAGCATGGTTTTAAATCACATTCACAGTCAAGGCTGCGTTCGCGGTTGCGAGTAACGGGAACAGGCCTGTAAAGGCATGTAAGGGCCGTTAACGCATCGGTAACAGCCTGGCGCTATGCAAATTTTGGAAAATTTTTTTGTAAAGTTCATAAATGAaatgatattaattatattcaatTCAGAACAACGtatacaaatgcataataaacataaatacatgaaatatagattatttaacttaaacatcatatagtttaaaatatgaaaaacgaACATAATGTTTATAGATTGAGTCGACTAATAGCTTAAAGTACAATTctaactcaaaactaacactttaattggcaaaaatatttttaaaaaggcgaaaaaacaactaaaaactaaaatacatcaaatttaactaactttttagaagaaataagcttgGAAATACAGTAGTTTATGATGGATCTAAGTTTATATGAGAAATATGCAAGGACGATTGGATTTTGAAAGAGAAAACGCAAAAAATATAGCATTTTAAGCTGCTGAAAAGTGTAGAAACTAATAAAAATGAGAATAGGgggcagaagaggaaagatatAAAAGAATTTCAATTACTTTAACAGCCGTTACTGTTACTGTTATGTAACGGTCGTAACAGCTTTTATACCTGCAAATCAGGGGGCTATTGTATAACAGGGTAACGGATAACGGCTCCTCAAAAACTGTTATGTACCGGCCGTTATTTACAACCATGGTTGACAGCTGTCTAATGGGCCTTATACATgcttaattgtaattttttggAAACTATAAACTAGTTGTTTATGTTTTCCCTGCAGTTTGCCCGTCTTGAAGATGCTAGGAATGCCTTGAATTTGAATGGACAGGTAGAGATTGCTGGTCGGCCAATCAAGGTAATATTGTACTTTCCCTCTCTGTTGCTCCTCTTTCTTGCCTCTTGTGCTTCCTGTCAGCATTCTATCTAATAGAATCATCTATTTTTTGAGCATTAATTCATACttaattcttttttctttttaggtgTCAACTGTTACTGATCAAACGGGAATGCAAGACGGTGGGACAAATGCTGGTGattttgatgatgatgaaggcGGTGGCTTGGTAATTCTTATCTGTTCCTGTCTTTATGAAGTGCTGTTTTTCTTGAGCAAATTGCCCTGTTCTGGGCCTTATTTTTCTTATGGACCAATCCTGCATCTAATATAGCATATTAAGAGGGACAGAAATATGGTTACTACAAATAGTTTGTCATATTAAAACAATTAGTATTTCAAAGGGGTCTGTGTTTACTAACTGTGCATTCTTTCAACATTTCCATTGATTGGTGCATGTTTAGGTACTTGATCGCTAACCCAATCTTTTTAAATTTCAGGCATTAAATGCACGTTCTCGAGCTCTTCTAATGCAGAAATTGGATCGCAGCGGCACTGCCTCTAGGTTTGTATCTGTTGACCTTAGCTTTTGTTTTCAATGATTCTGGTTGGCCTGGCAATTCTAATTTCTGCCTTTCTGTATGCAGTATTGCTGGTTCACTGGGAACCCCTGTTGTCAGCACTGGGCTTCCTGTACCAGTGGCACCAATCCTTGGTGCTGCACCTGTGGTGCCTCCTGTTGTTGCTCCTCTTATGGCAGGTTCTGTTCCTGGTCTAACTGGACTTGCAGGTGCAGGTGTTCAACTTCCAGCTTCTGCAATTCCTTCTGTGGATACAATTGGCATCCCAAGTGAATGTTTATTGTTGAAGAACATGTTTGATCCTAATGTAGAGGTTGGCCAacttgaaatatttatttatgttttttctGGTGTTTTCTTGGTTTTGTTTCTGTTCAAGTTTTGCTTAAACCATAATATACTTTGGCAGACGGAACCAGACTTTGATTTGGATATTAAAGAAGATGTTCAAGATGAGTGTTCTAAGTTTGGAAGTTTGAGGCATATTTATGTGGACAAGTAAGTGCTGATTGATTTGCTGTTGTATCTGTTCTTTGATCAACAAAAATTTTGCAGTCCTGGGCATGATCTTATGACTTGACAATAAACTTCCtgcaatatttaaaaaaacttttcCTTAGTTTAGGTTAATAGAGGATTTCCATGGTTTGGATTTTCCTAATGTTACTGTAGTATCATGGTTCATCTGCCTTTTTGTTGAAACAGAAATAGCTCGGGTTTTGTGTACTTGCGCTTCGAGAATACACAATCTGCTATAAATGCCCAGCGTGCTCTTCATGGAAGATGGTTTGCTGGGAAGATGATCACTGCAACATTCATGGTAATAAATTTGCTTTGCGTGGATTCTTTATATCTTGTTTGGAATGAATTTTGTTGTTTTTAAGAAActgttttttatttcaaatgaaGACTTAAAAGTATAGTTTCTTCGGTAGATAATGTGTTGCAAAGTGAAAATGATTGGTGTGCATGCAGGTGCCCCAGATGTACGAGGCTAAATTCCCGGAGAGCAGATAGGAGTATTATTAGGCTTTTGGATGTCCAAAAATTATCTTTGTCTATGTTAATTCTGGAATCATCGTATTGCAAAGGATGGAAATACTAGGTGAGGTAGCGTTgtcattttgataaaaaaaatttaaaagtagttAGCTTCTGTTGTGTTCTCATTTGTAATTTTGTTCATGGAAGTGGAATGGTGAAGAACATACGCTTTATGTGAATTTATGATCGACTTTTTATAAGAGCTACTCTCTCTTATATTTACGCACTCGGGACATAGTTGATCTGGGAAGTTTACAAGTGCTAATAAATATTGAATGGTTTAAATTTGGTCGTAGTAGTGATAGTGTTGGAGAGGATCATGGATATTTCGTCAAAGGGAACTGGAGCCGAAACGAATCTAGTTCGACAATGGCAATCTGTCATGTTCTTTTACTGTCGTTCAATCTGACTAATTTATGATAGatgtaaattaataataaatgattgcatatgtgaaatatattttttataataatatatacagAGCGAAGATAACTGAATGTCTTAAACAAATTCGTGTAAGTTAAAGTCCTCCACATCTGGAATGATATTCTGAATGACGAGATGATGTACTGAACCGTTGTGACTTTAAATAATAGCATTCACTTTTCGTTTGTCTTGTGATTTCCAGTAGCAATCTATCATAAAGTGACCAACAATGAGTGAGGAGCAAAGCCTAGGAAatccaattattttattttatttacattattttataaaGTTATGGTATATATAATTATTCTAAAAAACTATTATCCATATCTTAAAGCCAACCATTTGGACTTCTAAAATAGAAGCAAATTTAATCCAAAGGGAATGAAAAcacatttaattcaattttttaccattatttttttttttgaaatagaagaATTCATATCTTTTTTTCACTTATAAAgatttttattgttaaaaagAATGAAATTATACATGATGTTGTAAATCATAGGGATGATATTGGGTTTAAAAAATTAGCAATTTAATAGGGAATTAAAGTGTAGGTTATTATTGAGGGATTTGTGTTTAAAATGTAGgttaatattttgaaaaagaTAGAACTTAAGAGAGCCCTCCGTCCAAATTATTGACACAatcacttttttttcttttttaaataactaaactaAAGAGGGCCCTTTATTAGATCACAAACAAAcacttataaaaataaatttaaaatcaaggCTTGTTTGATAATGCTAACTATTCGAGTAGTTTGTTGACACTAGTGTTAGTTAACGCCAAAAAATGTAAGttttcataattaaataatttagtatttaattaagtcaaaataataaatatgatattGTTAAATAGCTCTTTAAATTAGCAGGGCCTTCTCTTCTAATTATTGTCACAAacatatttgaaataaaatatttctaatatttttaaaaaatatactaattaattaattaatttagtttcaacagttaaatatttattatttaatttttgtatataaaaaaaataatttcataaaaaaatactttgaaaaggaaaaaaattaaaaaaaatatttttgatattcttttattgaataaaaggaatttattttttttaatttaaaaaatatttttatttaaagaaaagataaaattttataataatttgtttaattttttttaataaaaatgaaatagaaatttagtaatatatttattaaagttGTTGATTGGGAAGttttctatataaattttacaataattaaCCGGAGATATAACAATACAGGGAGAGAGAGGATTTAAAGAACAAAAAGTTGAAGGTTGGAAATCAATTGGAactttttgtttttgttatttTCTAACTCTAAtgatggaattttttttttcttttgtataaAATTCAAGATGAAGTtagctaattaaaattaaagccaAGTTGAGATTAAAATGAAGATTAAGGTTAAAACTAAAGTTAAGATTAAGTTAGAATTATAAAGCAAACtgcaaatttaaattaaaattaaaaatgaaatttaaattcacTAGTTAATGACTTAATTACTTTTATTGTTGAATATGTCAGAAACAAAGTATAATGTTGAGCCCACTTAGAttcttaataataaaacaacattattctaattttagaatattattcttaattacttttttcttatttaacaGTTTTGTGTTCtaattttagatataaaatgtttttgaaATTTAGAAAACATTACTCCACCCTCGTTTATGGACTTCTTTGATGCAATTCAAATTAGTCCATGACTAAATCGGTAGATTTTGAGAAGTTttgttactattttattttcgaTAAAAGTAAATGTCatatttcaattaataataattataataataatttaataatttaataataaaattatcaaacaaACACTCACCCATTTATAATCAAAATCATGAGAGATTATTTGCCTATCTCTTTCTGCCTATTTTCTTGCATGGTATATATTTTGCTaatttagtatatatatttcttttataaaattgGAGTTGATCTCAAGCGGGAGAGACTGCATGCAAAGTTGAACTCGAATAAGGTAAATAGATGATGTcgaatttatcaattaaaatttattttttaaaaatttatagataaGACAAATAAGTGTcgatttcataaaaattttaattttgtttaatttagatgactggtagaataaaaatttaaatgactaGTAGATTAAGAAGTATAgtttaaaacaaaaagagaagaagaaaattgtTATTGAAAGAAATTGATTTTACCTTGGCCAAGGTAAAAACGTTAACGAAGAAAAACAATGCAATTGAGAtggtgaaataaataattaaattaaattcagctAAAGATAATCAAATTGAGGAGTTTGACCGTTGAtcattaattagaaaaataatttattttattatatattatttggtTACAGTGGTTAAACATGCAAATTCCATCCCACTAGttcttttttatgattaaattaatctgcttcgtgcttaaattaattcatagTTAACTAACAATTTCAACACGCGTCTAGATTACTTTAAGAGAGAATAACTCAAATTTGATTAATAATAACACACGAATTATTTAGATCAAATATATTAATTCCTTAATATGACCGAATATGCTAATTGTTATTTGTTATtaacataattaaataattagggatttaatttgattaattagcAATGTGTTGTGTTCCCAAAGAGATTCAATAGGGCTCTTGAATTCTTAAGAGTACAGTAATGGAGGTGGTATTCactaaaaattagaaattaatagaaaatagaaataagataaaGAAAATTAAGCACATAATCTCACAATTTGAATAAAACCTCAATTTGAATTAACTTTTAACCGAAAAGAATTGTTTAATCTCCAagagtcataataaaattgcaaaaagCTAAATAAAGAGAAGAACAAGTGCGACAAGAAGGGTTGGGCAGCGGCTGAATatggagagaagaagaagatagaaTATGATGCTAGATTAATTCTTGGGCAGCTATTATATAAGTTTTTCCTCAACGAAAAgataaaaattcttaatttgaaataaattctcATATTTTATCCTTATCCTAATCTAACTGTGTTTGCTTCCAATCTGAAGCTAGAAAAATTGTGATGAGCTGGCGAAATTTTAAATTCTGGAGCTGTTCATTGTCTTGGGCTACAATCTTGTCCAAGGTTGTAACTCTCCAGTCCGAAAATCTTCTAATTCAACATTTTTTTGTTCTTTTACTTAATTTCTGTTAAAAGACCTATCCAAAATCAAAGttcaagtaaaaattaattatttattttaaaattgtagcAAAATCATGGAATTTAATAAAGAGAAAGTGGTGAGTTTTATAACTCATCAGATTCCCCTACACTTGCACCTTTGCTTGTTCTCAAGCATAGAAATTCAATCTAACAATAAAACACAGCCCTATCCTCAACcgatctgaaatttaatttgtctaaaataaagaattaaattgTCATGCAATAGAATGATAGCAGAAATAGCTTAATTTTACCAAAGTTCACTTCAACAAGTTTCATGTTTAAAGCGTATTTTTCAAGATATAAAATTGgttctcaatttaattttaagcacACAAAATATTATGATgccatataatattaaactgcCATCTTGAAACAATAGAATCTTAAAAACTCTTGATTAGACcaataaaatttagagatttgGGGGATTATTTTTACACTTTCTACTATATCTTACCTGAAACGATGGAGTGAATGTTAAACAAATGGTTACTGAACCACTTAGCCCTAGCTCAGATTAAAAGGAGTGAGGGAAGTTTTTAAACAAACAAAATTGGGTGATACTTTTCCAAATATGgatttaataagattattttttaccaataattttaaaaataatattaaataggaAGCATATAAtacaaattcaaaaaaatttagtcgagaatgatttttaattgaaataaaatcaagaaaaattattattctaaaattaaataaaaattttacaaaaaaataataatataaaaagtaatatttaaGTACAATTGATAacaaaaaaatacaattaatagtaaaaaagaATGAATAGGTAAATTTATTCATCTTTTAACTATACAATAATGGTAGAGtgcattttattaaaaattaaaaaaataaaatttaattaaaaaatatataactagaataaaagttatatttttttataattaattttaaattttactgatATAGTAAATTAATATAGCTAGTGATatgtagaaaattttatttgttttatgtagatgtatttaaaattttattagtcatGTATTAAAgtgtattttattaaatatttaaaaaataaaatttaattaaaagaatatatagcttaaaattataataaaaataaaggttataattttttttaagattaattttaaatttaataatatagtaAATTGATATAGTTGAGTCATATGTCTCGCGATGTGAAAGTTTTATTAGTCCTATGTAGAtgtatttgaaataattttaaaatattaaaatttaattaaaaaataatatactatgctattgcaataaaattaaaaatagtaaaaattagtAATAATCTAATATTCATCTTAATTTCACAAATCTCTCCgtcaaaaggaagaaaaaaatcacaaaatctCAAATCACACTGAAACACGCCGTTTAGCAACGACAATGCCAGAATTCAAACGACACCGTTCAGCGTGCATCGTCTTTGCTCGCCTCGTTTCCCCTTCTCTAGATATCTCATTTGCTAGACTTGCAGGGAAAGAAAAGTAGAAGTGCAGTTATAAGCCTCCCTCTTTCTCGACGGTGGCCGGATCGACTAATCTCTATCTGCTCAAGGTCAAGTTTACTCTCTTTTTTCACTCaattttcagttttcttttcattcacgGGTCTCAAATTTTTCGTTTGTTTCTTTGCTTCAGTGGCCGTCAACATGACTCAAGATGTAGAGATGAAAGAGCTCCCAGCTCCTTCCAACTCCACCGCCTCCTCTTCCCCTTCCACTCTTCACCGTATGCCCTATACTGGGTTTTCTTCAAATTTCTGGTGTCTTTGTTCATTTCTAAGATTGGGTATCGTTATTTCCTGTTTTGTAGATTTGAAGGAGATTGCTTCACTGATTGAGACCGGTGCCTATGCCCGGGAGGTGCGGCGGATAGTGCGTGCGGTGCGCCTGACGATGGCATTGAGGCGAAAGCTCAAGGCTCAGGTGCTCTCTGCCTTCCTGAAGTTCGCTCTTACTCCAGGATCCGAGCCTTATGATCGGCTGGCCTCCTATGTTCCTAAGGTAATTTTGTTGGAAACTGTTCTGTGTTTTGGGCGCTTTTAATGCTCATTCGTGCTCTTTTTAGATTGTTGAATCTATGTGATGTCTGCTTTTGATTTTTGTAAACAGTGTTTGGACGAATTTGACTGTATTGATAGATACTTATTTGTAATAATATCTAATAGTTTAAGAGGCAATTTGCTTCCTTCATATCGAGGAATGTGAAGACCAACAATGTTAATGTGTTGGTTCAGAATAATTGCTAATTTAACTGTTCAACTATGGTGATAGGAGGATGAGCATGAAATGGAGGTTGATACTGCAACATCTGTGACTCAAACTCCTGTGAAACACCCCTTACCAGAGGTGGAGATGTTCTGTTACTTGCTGGTGCTAATATATCTGATTGATCAGAAGAAATATAATGAGGTAAAGATACACACAATTACATTAAATCACACCttattctttcctcttttcatTATGGAAAGTCTGAaattgttgaatcccacattggTGTGTAATAGTGTTAATGTGCCCTTATAAGGGCCTTAGGGCATTTCTCCCCTTGAGTTGGCTTTTGAGTGAGTTAGACACGATCCaatgtggtatcagagccttgtTGGGCCTCCTGTAAATATTTTACGCACCAGCATAGTCCTGGGCGTGAGAGATGCCTTGAATTCCACATATAAGGCCTCAGGCACTCCTCTCaagagctagcttttgggcgaGTTAGGCCTAccccaaatttaacataaacCCTCAAGTCGGTTGATCAAAACTTTTCTTGTAGGCTAAAGCTTGTTCATCAGCAAGTGTGGCCCGGCTAAAGAATCTGAATAGGAGGACTGTTGATGTTCTGGCATCCAGGCTCTACTTTTATTACTCTCTTAGCTATGAACTCACTGGCGATCTTGCTGAAATCAGAGGGTGAGTTAAATGTTCCATCATATTCATTACTTTTGTCTGCTAAATATGAGTGTGTATGTCTGTGTTACAATTTAAACCATTATCTTACTCGGCTACTTTTGATTCATGAACAGTAACCTCCTTGCTCTTCACCGCATCGCAACATTGCGCCATGATGAGCTTGGCCAGGTAAAGTTTTCTGTTATAGGAGCTGCATTGTGGCTATCCTGTTGGGTCTTATACTTGATAATGTTGTGACACAGGAAACACTTCTCAACCTGCTACTTCGCAATTACCTCCACTACAATTTATATGATCAAGCAGAAAAACTGAGGTCAAAGGCCCCACGATTTGAAGCTCATTCAAATCAGCAGGTTACTCTCTACCTTTCAGTTCATCAATTCTCTCTATATATCTATAGTGCCATGCACATCGAATACAGTTATTTGACTGTGCTTTCGTGACAACATATTTCCATTCTTAAGCTACAAATATTTCCATCATAATCTAGTTCTACATGTTCTAAAAGTAACATTCTTTGGACATTAACGATAGAAATCCTGATGTGCTGAATACCGGCACCGCCTTCTTGAACATGCTTGGCTGTAAAATTTAAGACACTTGTTTCCATGTTCCAACATGATGTATCTTTagcattatttttaatattttaaatttacatgTTAGACTTAGTACCTTATGGATGACTTGGCAATTTTGTTTGTATAAATTACGCAGTTGGTGAAAAATTTAATCATATTGGAAACGTGCTATGGAGCTAAAATTAACTTCATAATCAATAGATACCAGTATCCAATATCTTGCAAAAGaaattttatgttatgatttgacATTTAAAAAGATCTAAGTTATAACCTGCACATTATGAGGTTTAACAATCTTTTATTGCAGTTCTGTCGATACCTTTTTTACCTGGGAAAGATTAGGACAATTCAGTTGGAGTACACTGATGCAAAAGAGTCGCTCCTTCAAGCTGCTCGAAAAGCCCCTGTTGCAGCGCTTGGTTTTCGAGTTCAATGCAATAAATGGGCAATTATTGTTAGATTGCTGTTGGGAGAAATTCCTGAGAGGACTGTTTTTATGCAGAAAGGGATGGAAAATGCGTTGAGGCCATACTTTGAATTGACAAATGTGAGTCTAGTCTTATCAATCTGACTTGTTTGTTTTACTTTTATTCATTGAAAGCAAGGTTTGGGAATTTGAGATTCAAGTTTTACATGGTGGATGGGTGGTTCAGAACTTGTCGTTTAGTTTCGGCAATCATATGCTACATGGAACTTTGCCGACAACTATTGGTGTTGCTAATGTTTGAAATTTTGCGTTGCTGATGACTAATAGCATTTTAACTCACTTTTGGGTTTCAAATAACTACCGTGGGAGTCTGAGTTTTTAAATGTGTTTTCAGGCCGTTCGAATAGGGGATTTGGAGCTCTTCAAATCTGTTGCGGAGAAGTTCTCAACCACTTTCAGTTCAGACAGGACTCACAATTTAATTGTTAGACTGCGGCACAATGTCATAAGGACTGGACTTCGCAATATCAGTATTTCTTACTCTCGAATTTCACTAGCTGATGTGGCCAAGAAGTTAAGATTGGACTCTGCAAATCCTATTGCTGATGCTGAGAGTATTATAGCCAAGGCAATACACGATGGTGCAATTGATGCAACTCTTGAT
This sequence is a window from Manihot esculenta cultivar AM560-2 chromosome 4, M.esculenta_v8, whole genome shotgun sequence. Protein-coding genes within it:
- the LOC110613565 gene encoding RNA-binding protein 39 isoform X2 yields the protein MKMRTKDRKEEVAEPEADPERDQRTVFAYQICLKADERDVYEFFSRAGKVRDVRLIMDRNSRRSKGVGYIEFYDAMSVPMAIALSGQPLLGQPVMVKPSEAEKNLVQSTTTVNAGSGPYSGGARRLYVGNLHFNITEDQLRQVFEPFGAVELVQLPLDETGHCKGFGFVQFARLEDARNALNLNGQVEIAGRPIKVSTVTDQTGMQDGGTNAGDFDDDEGGGLALNARSRALLMQKLDRSGTASSIAGSLGTPVVSTGLPVPVAPILGAAPVVPPVVAPLMAGSVPGLTGLAGAGVQLPASAIPSVDTIGIPSECLLLKNMFDPNVETEPDFDLDIKEDVQDECSKFGSLRHIYVDKNSSGFVYLRFENTQSAINAQRALHGRWFAGKMITATFMVPQMYEAKFPESR
- the LOC110613594 gene encoding probable 26S proteasome non-ATPase regulatory subunit 3, with amino-acid sequence MTQDVEMKELPAPSNSTASSSPSTLHHLKEIASLIETGAYAREVRRIVRAVRLTMALRRKLKAQVLSAFLKFALTPGSEPYDRLASYVPKEDEHEMEVDTATSVTQTPVKHPLPEVEMFCYLLVLIYLIDQKKYNEAKACSSASVARLKNLNRRTVDVLASRLYFYYSLSYELTGDLAEIRGNLLALHRIATLRHDELGQETLLNLLLRNYLHYNLYDQAEKLRSKAPRFEAHSNQQFCRYLFYLGKIRTIQLEYTDAKESLLQAARKAPVAALGFRVQCNKWAIIVRLLLGEIPERTVFMQKGMENALRPYFELTNAVRIGDLELFKSVAEKFSTTFSSDRTHNLIVRLRHNVIRTGLRNISISYSRISLADVAKKLRLDSANPIADAESIIAKAIHDGAIDATLDHANGWMVSKETGDIYSTNEPQIAFNSRIAFCLNMHNEAVRALRFPPNSHKEKESAEKRRERQQQEQELAKHIAEEDDDEF